The genomic interval CGGACGGGGCGGAGCCGGCGGCCGTGGGCCGGTGCGTGGTCGACGGCCGGTGGGCGGGTTTCGCGGCCCTGGCCGTCGACCCCGGCGCGCGCAGGCGGGGGCTGGCCACCAAGGTCATGGCCCGGCTGGCGGAGCGGGCGCTCGACGAGGGGGCCTCGGCGGCGTACCTCCAGGTGGAGACGGACAACGGCGGTGCCGCGTCGCTCTACGACGGCCTGGGCTTCACCACTCACCACGCGTACCACTACCGTCGCGAGCCCCAGCCGTAGCCGCGGCCGTACGGTCCGCGGCCACGGTGGCGGCCGCATGATGGAAACCGGCGGTGGGCTTCCCCCAGCGCCCCGAGCGGGTACGAGGCACCTATGTACGACACCACTGGCCGGCGTCGGCGGTTCGCCGAGGCGGCCCGGGAGGAACGGCCCGACCTCGCGCTGCTCTGTCTGCTGATCGCGGCCGAGGCGGAGCCGGAGTCCGGCGAGGAGGCGGTCGACACCGCCCAGATCGAGCTGGACCGGCTCGCGGGGCTGCTGCCCGCGCTCGGCCGGCACGCCGGGCCGGGGCGGTGGGCGGAGGCGCTCGCCGAACTGCTCGGCGAGCGGTGCGGCTTCCACGGCTCCCCGGCCGACTACCGGCGGCTGGAGTCCTCGCTCCTGGGCGAGGTGCTGCGGCACCGGCGCGGGCTGCCGATCCTGCTGTCCGTGGTGTGGATGGAGGTCGCCCGGCGGGCCGGCGCGCCGGTGTACGGGGTGGCGCTGCCCGGCCACTTCGTCGTCGGCTTCGGCGACCCCCGTGGCGAGCACGTCCTCGCCGACCCCTTCGACGGCGGCCGGACGCTGTCCTACGAGGACGCCGGGCTGCTGGTCGCGGGGGCCACCGGGGCGCCCCTGTCACCGTCGATGTTCTCGCCCGCCGAGCCGCTGGAGATCGTGCTGCGGCTGCTGAACAACATCCGCGCCTGGGCGGCGGCCCGGCCCGAGCGCAGCGACGTCCAGCTGTGGGCCGTCGAGCTCTCGCTGCTGCTGCCCAGCCACCCGGCGCGGCTGCGCTACGAGCGCGCCGAGCTGCTCGTGGAGCGCGGTGACTTCGCGGGCGGCGCCCACGAGCTGGAGGCGTACGCGGAGGTCATCGACACTGTGGAGCCGGCCGCCGCCGAGTCCGTACGGCGGCAGGCGCGGGCGGCCC from Streptomyces albireticuli carries:
- a CDS encoding transglutaminase-like domain-containing protein; protein product: MYDTTGRRRRFAEAAREERPDLALLCLLIAAEAEPESGEEAVDTAQIELDRLAGLLPALGRHAGPGRWAEALAELLGERCGFHGSPADYRRLESSLLGEVLRHRRGLPILLSVVWMEVARRAGAPVYGVALPGHFVVGFGDPRGEHVLADPFDGGRTLSYEDAGLLVAGATGAPLSPSMFSPAEPLEIVLRLLNNIRAWAAARPERSDVQLWAVELSLLLPSHPARLRYERAELLVERGDFAGGAHELEAYAEVIDTVEPAAAESVRRQARAARAMLN